One genomic region from Podarcis raffonei isolate rPodRaf1 chromosome 16, rPodRaf1.pri, whole genome shotgun sequence encodes:
- the PMVK gene encoding phosphomevalonate kinase isoform X2: MIRWGEERRQTDPGFFCRIVVEGVTQPIWIVSDTRRISDVEWFQDVYGDLVKVVRVVATEETRKRRAWVFVMGIDDAESECGLDQGVPYDWVITNDGDQLSLDAQLEKLLQFIHSKL; the protein is encoded by the exons ATGATCCGATGGGGAGAGGAGCGGCGCCAGACCGACCCGGGATTCTTCTGCCGCATTGTGGTCGAGGGCGTTACACAGCCCATCTGG ATAGTGAGTGACACGCGGCGCATCTCGGACGTGGAATGGTTCCAGGACGTATATGGGGATCTGGTGAAAGTGGTGCGTGTCGTAGCCACGGAGGAGACGCGAAAGAGACGGGCCTGGGTGTTTGTAATGG GGATTGACGACGCGGAATCCGAATGTGGCCTGGATCAGGGCGTGCCTTATGATTGGGTCATCACCAACGACGGAGACCAGCTTTCCCTGGACGCTCAGCTGGAGAAACTGCTTCAGTTTATCCACAGCAAGCTGTAG
- the PMVK gene encoding phosphomevalonate kinase isoform X1 produces the protein MAQTPKLILLFSGKRKSGKDFVAEEIQSQLGPDVCTILRLSEPLKEQYAKEHGLDFQRLLDSSSYKETYRQDMIRWGEERRQTDPGFFCRIVVEGVTQPIWIVSDTRRISDVEWFQDVYGDLVKVVRVVATEETRKRRAWVFVMGIDDAESECGLDQGVPYDWVITNDGDQLSLDAQLEKLLQFIHSKL, from the exons ATGGCCCAGACGCCGAAGCTGATCTTGCTCTTCAGCGGGAAGAGAAAGTCGGGCAAGGACTTCGTGGCCGAGGAAATCCAGAGCCA GTTGGGCCCTGATGTTTGCACTATCCTGCGGCTGTCAGAACCCCTCAAAGAGCAGTATGCCAAG GAGCACGGCTTGGACTTCCAGCgcctcttggactccagctcttatAAAGAGACGTATCGGCAGGACATGATCCGATGGGGAGAGGAGCGGCGCCAGACCGACCCGGGATTCTTCTGCCGCATTGTGGTCGAGGGCGTTACACAGCCCATCTGG ATAGTGAGTGACACGCGGCGCATCTCGGACGTGGAATGGTTCCAGGACGTATATGGGGATCTGGTGAAAGTGGTGCGTGTCGTAGCCACGGAGGAGACGCGAAAGAGACGGGCCTGGGTGTTTGTAATGG GGATTGACGACGCGGAATCCGAATGTGGCCTGGATCAGGGCGTGCCTTATGATTGGGTCATCACCAACGACGGAGACCAGCTTTCCCTGGACGCTCAGCTGGAGAAACTGCTTCAGTTTATCCACAGCAAGCTGTAG
- the PBXIP1 gene encoding pre-B-cell leukemia transcription factor-interacting protein 1 isoform X1, whose translation MTDNSDSRESDNNSWVIAGSEALPVEDLGLETQAGSEPAQEDTQAPLNESKTLVDRPDADGASQKGPEVVVDPSSEEAPTLVKTPEPVLSHAKEASTCEAEEGSVPVPQGTVFIHKAGPLGKEEGNTSSSGEEASKERDVEGLRRRKGRDVPPVLPGAGRDRGAEAFEGDDGGLPRTKWLFGFLALLGLALLASLGVIFDQDDGPVDIFSTWSSSDSEEPLPGSVGVQDWPASPPREPPVGEELQRAKEAVMSSDGDRQSLDAMGLLLDKLAKENQDIRLMQAELQAQKEELQLLLRKTEGEALDFTSQRQNLAAENSRLAEALKRETASLLATRAELNLLREKLAEAGDSKSQPRPEKLPSQDRQREKAERPEAEIRRLRSLLASVRRDLGRAFQKVPPGNVSEGLRKELDGVERRVAQELEGAEEGAKPSWKDGHKAKRMKERAWHKRHDGHEERKPTHHGEGPEKEHRPPYKAPKMADEPHRPRKHQGPRDAKPARDGEHRKAKKPAEPGALWEALAKHPYRPPQGCAGVGECARQEGLEPVQKPRFLPMLQSYLAGLGWAEHYGGLVAALEGYFGSDGAFAHDRLSFVELLDEVEDALEELAEQLGGSEEEADNFEEVILRQLGAAPAGRFAQRDSSAQRHPKERNPEGHGRKNGRESTSWPHG comes from the exons ATGACTGACAATTCAGACTCCCGGGAGTCGGACAACAACAGCTGGGTGATTGCCGGCTCCGAG GCTCTACCTGTAGAAGACCTTGGCTTGGAAACGCAGGCTGGGTCTGAGCCGGCCCAGGAAGACACACAAG CCCCTCTCAACGAGAGCAAAACCCTCGTCGACCGGCCTGATGCAGATGGCGCCAGTCAGAAG GGTCCTGAAGTGGTGGTGGACCCCAGTTCTGAAGAAGCCCCCACGCTAGTCAAGACGCCAGAGCCCGTCCTGTCACATGCAAAGGAGGCCAGCACCTGCGAGGCTGAGGAAGGATCTGTGCCTGTCCCACAGGGAACTGTCTTCATTCACAAAGCAG gccctctggggaaggaggaagggaacaCTTCCAGCAGCGGGGAAGAGGCGTCCAAGGAGCGTGATGTCGAAGGCCTGCGCAGGCGAAAGGGTCGGGACGTGCCTCCCGTTCTGCCGGGGGCCGGCAGAGATCGAGGCGCAGAGGCCTTCGAGGGTGACGACGGTGGCCTTCCCAGGACAAAATGGCTGTTCGGGTTCCTTGCCCTCCTGGGTTTGGCCTTGTTGGCATCCTTGG GGGTCATATTTGACCAAGATGATG GCCCAGTGGACATTTTCAGCACCTGGTCAAGCTCAGACAGTGAAGAGCCCCTTCCTGGCTCTGTTGGGGTG caggaTTGGCCAGCTTCGCCCCCACGGGAACCCCCGGTTGGCGAGGAGCTTCAGAGAGCCAAGGAAGCGGTGATGTCATCAGATGGTGACCGCCAGAGCCTGGATGCCATGGGACTCTTGCTTGACAAGCTGGCCAAGGAGAATCAAGACATCCGGCTTATGCAAGCGGAACTGCAG GCCCAGAAGGAGGAACTGCAGCTGCTCCTGCGCAAGACGGAAGGCGAGGCGCTGGACTTCACCTCTCAGCGGCAGAATTTGGCCGCCGAGAACTCCAGGCTGGCGGAGGCGCTGAAGCGGGAGACGGCTTCCCTCCTCGCCACGCGAGCCGAGCTCAATCTTTTGCGGGAGAAGTTGGCCGAGGCGGGCGACTCCAAATCCCAGCCGCGCCCGGAAAAGCTGCCCTCGCAGGACCGCCAACGGGAAAAGGCAGAGAGGCCCGAGGCTGAAATCCGCCGCCTGCGCTCCTTGCTGGCGTCGGTGCGGCGGGACTTGGGGAGGGCCTTCCAGAAAGTTCCGCCCGGCAACGTGTCCGAAGGGCTCCGGAAGGAACTGGACGGCGTGGAGCGGAGGGTGgcccaggagctggagggggcagAAGAGGGGGCCAAACCGTCCTGGAAAGATGGCCACAAAGCCAAGCGAATGAAGGAGAGAGCCTGGCACAAAAGGCATGATGGCCACGAGGAGCGCAAGCCCACGCACCACGGAGAAGGCCCGGAGAAGGAACACCGTCCTCCGTACAAGGCTCCCAAGATGGCCGACGAGCCGCACCGTCCCAGGAAGCACCAGGGGCCACGAGACGCCAAGCCGGCCAGAGACGGAGAGCACCGGAAGGCCAAGAAGCCCGCTGAGCCCGGTGCATTGTGGGAAGCGCTGGCCAAGCACCCGTACCGGCCTCCTCAGGGCTGCGCCGGCGTCGGCGAGTGCGCCCGGCAGGAAGGGTTGGAGCCAGTGCAGAAGCCGCGGTTCTTGCCCATGCTCCAGAGCTAcctggctgggctgggctgggccgaGCACTACGGTGGACTAGTGGCCGCCCTCGAGGGCTACTTTGGGAGCGATGGGGCCTTTGCCCACGACCGCCTGAGCTTCGTGGAGCTCCTGGATGAGGTTGAGGACGCGCTGGAGGAGCTGGCGGAGCAGCTGGGGGGCAGCGAAGAGGAAGCGGATAATTTCGAGGAGGTGATCCTGAGACAGCTGGGGGCAGCCCCTGCGGGCAG ATTCGCGCAGCGGGACAGCAGCGCCCAGCGCCACCCGAAAGAGAGGAACCCCGAGGGACACGGGCGCAAGAACGGCCGAGAGAGCACCAGCTGGCCCCATGGCTAG
- the PBXIP1 gene encoding pre-B-cell leukemia transcription factor-interacting protein 1 isoform X2: protein MTDNSDSRESDNNSWVIAGSEALPVEDLGLETQAGSEPAQEDTQAPLNESKTLVDRPDADGASQKGPEVVVDPSSEEAPTLVKTPEPVLSHAKEASTCEAEEGSVPVPQGTVFIHKAGPLGKEEGNTSSSGEEASKERDVEGLRRRKGRDVPPVLPGAGRDRGAEAFEGDDGGLPRTKWLFGFLALLGLALLASLGVIFDQDDGPVDIFSTWSSSDSEEPLPGSVGVDWPASPPREPPVGEELQRAKEAVMSSDGDRQSLDAMGLLLDKLAKENQDIRLMQAELQAQKEELQLLLRKTEGEALDFTSQRQNLAAENSRLAEALKRETASLLATRAELNLLREKLAEAGDSKSQPRPEKLPSQDRQREKAERPEAEIRRLRSLLASVRRDLGRAFQKVPPGNVSEGLRKELDGVERRVAQELEGAEEGAKPSWKDGHKAKRMKERAWHKRHDGHEERKPTHHGEGPEKEHRPPYKAPKMADEPHRPRKHQGPRDAKPARDGEHRKAKKPAEPGALWEALAKHPYRPPQGCAGVGECARQEGLEPVQKPRFLPMLQSYLAGLGWAEHYGGLVAALEGYFGSDGAFAHDRLSFVELLDEVEDALEELAEQLGGSEEEADNFEEVILRQLGAAPAGRFAQRDSSAQRHPKERNPEGHGRKNGRESTSWPHG, encoded by the exons ATGACTGACAATTCAGACTCCCGGGAGTCGGACAACAACAGCTGGGTGATTGCCGGCTCCGAG GCTCTACCTGTAGAAGACCTTGGCTTGGAAACGCAGGCTGGGTCTGAGCCGGCCCAGGAAGACACACAAG CCCCTCTCAACGAGAGCAAAACCCTCGTCGACCGGCCTGATGCAGATGGCGCCAGTCAGAAG GGTCCTGAAGTGGTGGTGGACCCCAGTTCTGAAGAAGCCCCCACGCTAGTCAAGACGCCAGAGCCCGTCCTGTCACATGCAAAGGAGGCCAGCACCTGCGAGGCTGAGGAAGGATCTGTGCCTGTCCCACAGGGAACTGTCTTCATTCACAAAGCAG gccctctggggaaggaggaagggaacaCTTCCAGCAGCGGGGAAGAGGCGTCCAAGGAGCGTGATGTCGAAGGCCTGCGCAGGCGAAAGGGTCGGGACGTGCCTCCCGTTCTGCCGGGGGCCGGCAGAGATCGAGGCGCAGAGGCCTTCGAGGGTGACGACGGTGGCCTTCCCAGGACAAAATGGCTGTTCGGGTTCCTTGCCCTCCTGGGTTTGGCCTTGTTGGCATCCTTGG GGGTCATATTTGACCAAGATGATG GCCCAGTGGACATTTTCAGCACCTGGTCAAGCTCAGACAGTGAAGAGCCCCTTCCTGGCTCTGTTGGGGTG gaTTGGCCAGCTTCGCCCCCACGGGAACCCCCGGTTGGCGAGGAGCTTCAGAGAGCCAAGGAAGCGGTGATGTCATCAGATGGTGACCGCCAGAGCCTGGATGCCATGGGACTCTTGCTTGACAAGCTGGCCAAGGAGAATCAAGACATCCGGCTTATGCAAGCGGAACTGCAG GCCCAGAAGGAGGAACTGCAGCTGCTCCTGCGCAAGACGGAAGGCGAGGCGCTGGACTTCACCTCTCAGCGGCAGAATTTGGCCGCCGAGAACTCCAGGCTGGCGGAGGCGCTGAAGCGGGAGACGGCTTCCCTCCTCGCCACGCGAGCCGAGCTCAATCTTTTGCGGGAGAAGTTGGCCGAGGCGGGCGACTCCAAATCCCAGCCGCGCCCGGAAAAGCTGCCCTCGCAGGACCGCCAACGGGAAAAGGCAGAGAGGCCCGAGGCTGAAATCCGCCGCCTGCGCTCCTTGCTGGCGTCGGTGCGGCGGGACTTGGGGAGGGCCTTCCAGAAAGTTCCGCCCGGCAACGTGTCCGAAGGGCTCCGGAAGGAACTGGACGGCGTGGAGCGGAGGGTGgcccaggagctggagggggcagAAGAGGGGGCCAAACCGTCCTGGAAAGATGGCCACAAAGCCAAGCGAATGAAGGAGAGAGCCTGGCACAAAAGGCATGATGGCCACGAGGAGCGCAAGCCCACGCACCACGGAGAAGGCCCGGAGAAGGAACACCGTCCTCCGTACAAGGCTCCCAAGATGGCCGACGAGCCGCACCGTCCCAGGAAGCACCAGGGGCCACGAGACGCCAAGCCGGCCAGAGACGGAGAGCACCGGAAGGCCAAGAAGCCCGCTGAGCCCGGTGCATTGTGGGAAGCGCTGGCCAAGCACCCGTACCGGCCTCCTCAGGGCTGCGCCGGCGTCGGCGAGTGCGCCCGGCAGGAAGGGTTGGAGCCAGTGCAGAAGCCGCGGTTCTTGCCCATGCTCCAGAGCTAcctggctgggctgggctgggccgaGCACTACGGTGGACTAGTGGCCGCCCTCGAGGGCTACTTTGGGAGCGATGGGGCCTTTGCCCACGACCGCCTGAGCTTCGTGGAGCTCCTGGATGAGGTTGAGGACGCGCTGGAGGAGCTGGCGGAGCAGCTGGGGGGCAGCGAAGAGGAAGCGGATAATTTCGAGGAGGTGATCCTGAGACAGCTGGGGGCAGCCCCTGCGGGCAG ATTCGCGCAGCGGGACAGCAGCGCCCAGCGCCACCCGAAAGAGAGGAACCCCGAGGGACACGGGCGCAAGAACGGCCGAGAGAGCACCAGCTGGCCCCATGGCTAG
- the PYGO2 gene encoding pygopus homolog 2 codes for MAAPHPDKLEGGVGPAPPAPGPPPPPPGNISTGPGRKQGKAGLQMKSPEKKRRKSNTQGPAYSHLSEFAPPPTPMVDHLVASNPFEDDFGAPKVGSASAPFLGSPGPFGNFRMQGAMGPQVPPGYGGGPQPMRRQPPPFGPSQMGPAFNMPPQNPGYVQSGGMGFGGQPFGQPLGQNFSPPGGQLMQGPMGGFGPMISPTMGQPPRGGDMGPGPTLNPPGGPPMAQRFNQPGNLFGQSPMQRPNLPNLPPNPSSFPGPDPSFPPGGGEDNGGGKPLNPPPSTFSQEQHSSSPAAINGTQPPFAPNSTGHGGGGTPEANSLPPSSKASGNSGHQPPPGLVYPCGACRSEVNDDQDAILCEASCQKWFHRECTGMTENAYGLLTTEASAVWACDFCLKTKEIQSVYIREGMGQLVAANDG; via the exons ATGGCGGCCCCGCACCCCGACAAGCTGGAGGGGGGAGTCGGCCCAGCTCCGCCTGCTCCGGGtcctccgcctcctccgccaGGGAACATCTCCACAGGACCAGGCCGCAAGCAGGGCAAGGCCG GCCTTCAAATGAAGAGTCCCGAGAAGAAGCGCCGCAAGTCCAATACACAG GGCCCTGCCTACTCCCACCTCTCGGAATTTGCTCCCCCGCCCACGCCCATGGTGGACCACCTGGTGGCGTCGAACCCCTTTGAGGATGACTTCGGGGCCCCCAAAGTCGGCTCTGCCTCCGCGCCATTCCTCGGCAGCCCCGGACCCTTTGGGAACTTCCGCATGCAGGGGGCGATGGGGCCGCAGGTGCCGCCCGGCTACGGCGGGGGCCCGCAGCCCATGCGGAGGCAGCCGCCCCCTTTTGGACCAAGCCAGATGGGTCCCGCCTTCAACATGCCTCCCCAGAACCCCGGGTACGTGCAGTCCGGAGGGATGGGCTTTGGCGGCCAGCCCTTTGGCCAGCCCCTGGGCCAGAACTTCAGCCCCCCCGGGGGGCAGCTGATGCAGGGCCCCATGGGCGGCTTCGGCCCCATGATCTCCCCAACCATGGGGCAGCCCCCGCGCGGAGGCGACATGGGCCCGGGGCCCACCCTAAACCCCCCCGGGGGGCCCCCGATGGCCCAGCGCTTCAACCAGCCGGGCAACCTGTTCGGACAGTCCCCCATGCAGCGCCCGAACCTCCCCAACCTGCCCCCCAACCCCAGCTCCTTCCCCGGGCCCGACCCCAGCTTCCCTCCTGGCGGCGGCGAAGACAACGGCGGGGGGAAGCCGCTCAACCCGCCCCCCAGCACCTTCAGCCAGGAGCAGCACAGCAGTTCGCCGGCAGCCATCAACGGCACCCAGCCCCCTTTTGCGCCCAACAGCACGGGGCACGGCGGGGGCGGCACGCCCGAAGCCAACAGCCTCCCGCCCTCCAGCAAGGCTTCCGGGAACTCGGGCCACCAGCCCCCGCCCGGCCTGGTGTACCCCTGCGGGGCGTGCCGCAGCGAGGTCAACGACGACCAGGACGCCATCCTATGCGAGGCCTCGTGCCAGAAGTGGTTCCACCGGGAGTGCACGGGGATGACCGAGAACGCCTACGGGCTGCTGACCACCGAGGCCTCGGCCGTCTGGGCCTGCGACTTCTGCCTGAAGACCAAGGAGATCCAGTCGGTCTACATCCGAGAGGGCATGGGGCAGCTGGTGGCCGCCAACGACGGCTGA